The window tcTCCATAAAATATATACAATCACACATTCTCAGCACTTTGAGACTTTTCTCTATATTGAAACATAGCTTATTTTAACTGTTTCATAAACACATTGAAATCCTGCCAAATCACAAGAAGATACTCCATAATAGCATAATAGCATGCATAATAGCATGTTAatagcagagcagaaaaaaaaatagattaaaactCAGCTTTCCAAACATCAGATAAAACCCTGCCTGCACGACTTTGCACAGGTCTGTTAGCGGCCAAAGTTTCTCTGTCAAGCTTTGGCACTGCTTTTTTGGGTGGATTCCCACAAAAGCAAGCTTGGTAGCTCTGCTTCTCCACCTTTCCCCTTCCACTGAGCCCCAGGTGGGGTGGGCAGCACGGCTGTGTGCAGAAGGGTCCAGCCTCGGTGCATCTTCCTCTGTGTGCCGCGAAAAATATACAAAGTTGTACTGTAGACCTTACCCTCAGCTTACGCCCCAGCTCACATCCTTGCCTTTCCTAGCCACTCCTGGGATAGGACCAGTTATTTCTTTCCCTAGCCACTGTGCCAGATCTTAAGGTGGCGGTCAagcctttctcatttttttacccctcataatttaaaaaccagacccttttttttctttcctaatacTCAAGGAGCAGGATATCATAAGACTCCATAAAAATCCAAGTATTTAAGCATGGTTTTAGTCTTCGGTGCTGCAGAAGAAGGCAGAAACCAGACTCTTCACTTAGACATTGCCTGAAGATTCAGAgaccagaaaggaaaagaaatccataTATACTGGCCATATATTTTTGATCTCATGTTTTGAAGCAGAACTGGTTGACGATTTCTGGAGAATGTTGCCACTCATATAAGTAAGGACTCAGACCTACTTTCCtctcagaaatatatttctgtgcttGAACTGAAGGGCTAATTTAGCTTAATTAGAACGGCTTTAGTTCAATCCTTTAAATGACTAACCTATGACTTATTCTAATTATATCTTTTCATCAGCAAATAATTCTATTTCCTAATGTAAACATCACATCCCTTCCACACTGGTATCAGCCTCTTTTATCAGCTGTGGGTGTTGGACACGGCACACTTCATTAACTCCAGGGACGGTCTGTGTAAAACTTTTTCAGCCCTGACACATCATTGCATTTACCTTGCTGATGGAAACCATACCTGTCTATAAAACTCACGCATGGCAAAATTATAAttgaacaaaactgaaacaaatgtcAACGCTTCCCATTTAATTAATCTCATTTGCCCATTTTCATGTGTAAAGCATGAGCTCTAGCTCTGATCAATTATCCCCCTTCATCAGGTAATAAAAATGGAAGGGTTCACGTTACTGATGGGTGAAAGAGTGCTCAAAGATGCCACAGAAGAGGTGTGAAAGGCCAGGAAACCAGAGCAATTTCTAATTTGCTTGCAGTGCCTTAGATGTGTCTCACAGCTATTTGGGCCTCAAGCTTGGAGTTGCCAACTAGCTCCAGAGCCGTGGGTTGCGGAGCCCTCTTAGCACTTAAGGAATCAGTTTAGGGTTTGTTTCCCCCAGACACAAATAAGTGCTCATCACCCACAACAGACCGAGAAGGTGCAGAATACGGAGGAAAAGCCTGAGGAATCGGGCGTGGGAGAAGGGTGTCTGTGAGACAAGGTGCCCGCAGAGCAGCCAGCGCTGCTGGGGGTGGTGACCCAGATGTTCAGGATAGTGGAGACACAGAGTTTCAGAAGACTGCACATTTGAAAGCTGACTTTCTTGAAAACATAGCCACTCGTCTCGCAGGGCAGCCACGAGCGCGCTGAACTCCCACGGACATCACAAGAAAGGCTCATCATGAGCTCAAACACTTCCCATCACACTTGTAAGAGACCCATGGAAGCCCGCCATGAATACCTAGAGCCAGGAGATATACGCAGTGACATGTAAATCAGATGACCTATAGCTTGGACCAGGACAGGAATTAATTTAAAGCCATATGGTTAGTTTGCTTAGTTCATCAATCTATAATTAGAAGTTACTATTTTACTTCTAGTATTCCTTAAACAGCCTGTCTCGGGAAAAGCTTTCAACGGTTTCTCTTGGGATATTATTCTCTTTAGAGGCCAAGAGAAGGTTAAATTCTTTTGAGAAATAGTTTTTTATGGAATCCAGGAATAGATCCACTCTTAGTACTTTCAATATTTgtgacagaacaaaataaaaactcagGGATAAATTGTTGTAAATTTCTGAGCAGATTAAATTCAAATCCTTGGTTTTTGCTCAGGTTAATAATCCTTTTTATATCTAAGTGCTCTAACCTATATCTAACATCAGTTCAAACCGCTTCTTCTTAGCTTTAATAAAGTAATGTTAACTCACAAAGTGAATAAAGATGATGTGATACATTCCATTAACTTTCTGATGTGGTTTTGTAGCTCCGTGAGCCACCTGATACACAGACCATGTGGGATAAATGCATACTGTACCAGAGgtcccttttccctctgctctgggctgcaTTGTAACGGCAAGTGTCATCTGCttcctttgctattttttttttttcttggaatcAGGATAATGATCTTAATGATAAGGGTAAGATTACATTAGATGAGGAGTCATGCTGCTATGCTGACAGTGGTGTAGGTTTTACTCACAAATTCATGCTACTTAAGGTTTTGAGCAGGAGCTAAAGCAAGCAGTGGCACAGATCAGACACCCACATTAAATTCAAAGTGACGAACAAAGATTTCcgctgggaagaaaaatagctgGAGCTGAGTAATCTAGGTGGTTGTCAGAACAGAATTAGAGAAAACTATTTACGTGAAGTGCTAAGGAGCCTCTATAATTTGCTATAATGTGGTGTGTGTTTAATGCTTGGTGTAAGCGTGCATCAATTTTAAATGTTCTCCCAAACTCCTCTTCTCCCTTTGGGGCAGGCTACCCCAGGCAGTGTCAGCGGGGCCCTTGAGCTGAAAGTCCAGCAGTGAAAAACATCTGGGAGGGCAGCTGGACGGTATTTGCTGCTGGAGCCTTGGCACGTCCTCTCTTGAGCCATGACAAGCTGCCTGGTGGGTGCGGGAGGGCCCCTCCCTTGCTCTCACGAACACTGCACAAAGTTAATCGAGGCAGCAGCGATCCGGCTAAGGGGCCTGAGAGCAGCTGAAATCCGCCTGTTTGTTATGGCACTGCTGTTGCTAGGTTCCTGGGTTGGGGCGAGAAAGATAAGTAGGTCTATGTCAGTGGTTCTGTCCAAAAAATGCCAGAGTCCCAGAATATTGTGTgtcttttatttgtgtttttgcAAATCCAAATAAGCAAATCATTCCAAAAAAGAAATCGGCAAGGAATTGAAAAAGATACCTGATGTGACTATGTAATTAAAAGCCTAATTGACCTGTCAAGGGGGAAAGAGAATTGCTgtctgaaataataaatgagTGGTGCCAGCGGTGCAAAAGTTGAAAAGAGCTCTCTGAAATGACAGGCTGAATAGAGGCCGCAGAGAATGCATTTAAccttgttttctgctgttcttcctcACTTGGGTACTAATGAAGTACTAAATTTATGAGCACTGTCACTTCCCCCCCTTGTTTATCCACGGCATCTTGTTCTCATGCCCATTTCTCAACAAAAATCTTTCCTCCGGGAGATGAGTATGGGTATGAGTGTGAATATCTGAACAGAGGTGCTTTGTAGGCTGGAAAATGGCAAAGAGGAATCTGAGCCCCACAAAGCCGGCGAGTCCTTTGGCCCCCAACTCTGCCAATAGTTTATTTGTACAAAATTTCTTTGTACTGGAGATTGGTGGCAGAAAAAGTGAATGCTAAAGGCTAGTGGAAACCTGTGAAATGCCAGAGGTTAAACCCAGAAACTTCTATTAATGTAGTGATGCTaggtaaagaaattatttgagacATTATTCCTGTACTAACAGAACCTGTAATACAAAGCCACACTAGGAAAAGGTAATTTTGAGaacttcacttctttttttcccttcccctgagAATTGCTGGCGCTGGTTACCTGCCTGACCCAGGCAAGGCCTTCGGTGATGCTGGGATTTTGCAATCCGACTTGAGAAGGCAACTGGAAAGACGACCAGATTTGCAGTTCCTTATAAAAATACAGGTAAATAACAACTCTCCTCATCTACCAGTATCCCACCTGACAAGAAAAGGGAATTGTGATTAAAAATGCTAGAAACTGAAAGAAGTTTGGGCTGGTTTGTATTCTCAGGAGGTTCAGCTTAGGGgatgaaggaaggagaaagaaaccaGCCCAGCGGGGACGAAAGTTGGCCATGCCCAGGCACGGCTACTTCAGTTGTTTTCCAGCACTCTTCACAAAGCGctgttcagtgttttttttctctgtctgtgATGGtggaacaggtttttttgtggttttgatttaaaaaaaaaatcttaaacttATAAACAAAGACAGTGCAACGAAGCAGAAATCTCTATCTGAGCACACCCTCCCATTAGGGAGGGGaaataaatagcttttctgTGTGCATTTTCAGCTCTCATTCCTCACATTCAAACTCCACCCATTGTACCAATCACCCCCAAAAGCATCAGCAGATCTCCTGGCACACATATAAACCCAGGACAGGTCAGGACACCCCTCACATGGTGTGCTATACCTCGCCAGGTGCTTAATCAAAGCAGAGACGTGTTAACAGGTGTCAGAAGCCACAATGTCGGGTAAAAACTTCCAGGGACTGAAGGAACAGGCTGAAGGTGCAGCAAAAGATGCTggtaagaaaaagtaaatatcGTTGTACGGTTGTGGGGGGGTTTAGCTGCTGCTTTCGCTTACAGAATCTACAATCTGGATGTGCGCTACTGGCTTCATTGGTGCTAGCCCGAcacagcttctccttttctttcctggagCTAAGATTTGGCCTTTGCCTGGAGAAGGCCCCAGGCTGGCCATGGCTCTTGGCTCGGCATGGGCAACCACCTCCACCCAcccacagctccctcagcagctgctgagcatCATCCAACCCTTTTCGCTCCCCAAACAGCTCTTCAAACTCAGTGTTTTTAGAGCAATGAAGCCTCTTTTGGTAGTAATAACCTTTTGCATCTAGCACTTACATTGCTCAGGGTGGTCTTTTCTCATGCTCCGCAGAGGTTTTTAAACTGCTCTGCTTTAAAGAAGTTGGAGTTAACATTTGATCAATGTTTGCTATCTGGCTTGACTATCAATGCCTTCTGGTAAAAACTACATTGATTGCAATGGCCTGTTTCTAATAAGTACTACAAGTGTGTTTCTGTTGTATTCTTCACCAGCAGTGGTCAGCAGACTTTgcagggtttaaaaaaagaatctgtgCACACATTTGTCATAGCTGTGCCCATGTCGTAGGGCCAAGCTCTGTATTGTTAGCACTGTGCATTGGAAACCAAATTTTCAATGCAAAGTATAATagcttttcctttaaatgaaatatttcagtaggTGTATAGCTTATGCTAGCATTTGATAGTATATTCCTTACGGTGTTTGCGTGCAGCTCACTCCTAGCGAAGTATAATCTGTGTTAGTCCTGGATTCTGATTCTGCAAACACTTCATTGTGTAGCTGAAATATGTGAGTAAGGTCACTGACTTCTTCGGAGAAAGTGTCCGTACACCTGGGAACAAATGTATAGTAGACCCAGAAACATGGCGGTACACCTCTATGAGAAACAAAATAGTCCTTGCTACATCCTGAATATATTCATGCGATCGAGGGGTCACTTCTTCATCCAGCAAAAGTGATAGGATGGCTATTGCTCTTTCATAAAATATCAGATATCTTACAATTACATGGCATCTATTTTTTTTGAACGCTTTGTATTCTGGAGTTGATCTGTTATGTTTCTagcttctgctcctcttcttcctttttttatatcttatttttaaaatctccctTTTCCTATCCTGCTCTGTTTAATATGtttgcttccattttggaaatgACACTAATCCCAAATGGGCTACAAAGAAAATGCGTGTTAGATGGCCAAGCTTCTCCAAGCAGACTAAGCTAGAAAAACCTATAAAAGCAGGTGTAGTGTAAAATAAGTGACTTGCAGCTAAATGTCATAATTCCAACTCACTGCTAATCTTCGCTTCTTTATCTCCTCCTTATTTTATCTTCTTATCTGTCATCGATTTGTTCAGCTGACTGTAGGTGCTAGGTGAATGCTAATCTCCTAGCACGCTGCTCTGGCAACACATGTGGTTCCCAGGGTGCCCACGAGCAAAGCACACAGCCTCAGCCTGCTCCGTACCAGCCTTATCTCTTGCCAGGGGCATGACCTTCTGTGGACatgcagaaaagctgtttgaCGTAGGGAATTCCTATAAGCATAAATGTGAACAGCTGGaaatgtttggctttttttccttcattacaGCAAACGCACTGGGACAAGCTACTCAGGATGCAGTCAGCCAAATTACAGATGCAAGCCAGAAAGGTAGGGGAAATGACGTGCAAATCAAGAAGCAATGGAGCAGCTCAACACAAGCCAGCAGTGCTCATTGTCTCTCTGTCCCACGGGCATTCTCAGCCTGGAAGTCTTTGGTTTCAGTGACAATTTTTGGCCTTTTACAAATCTCTTGGGAAAGGATTTTAGGATCCATTGCTTAGTAGCTCCATACTTTTACTGGCAGGTATACCATGAGAGCTGACACCCCCCTTAGCGGAGTCTCATGCATAGCATTCAGGTTTTGGCTTCCTTTATAGAAAACCTGTGGGAACAGCGTGGACAAaaccttgcttttctttcctgaggaTTGACTAACGCTGTGATACATCTTGCTTCCCCAGGCCGGAGGGCAGGGGCCTGTCCAGGTCCAGCCACCCATCAGCCCCCAGCgcctgctgaagcagcagctggggtcAAACATTAATTTTCCCACAGATGGAAAGATGCCATCAGGGAAGTGTTGGCATCTTGTTTCTGAGGATTGGAAACAAGTTAAACTAAAAACTAAGCTCAGTTTTCACTTAATTTTAACAATTTTCTAAGAATGGGGGGAGAATTAGCAACTTCAGGGTCTAAAATCTTTAATGAAAGCCAAAATGCATTGGCAATATCTCCTTAGAGCAAATACCCTCTACAGCTCCATGATGTGATGAGAAGGAAAGGCTTGGGCACTTGTTGATATTGGATGGGGAGGCAGCAAAATTGCCAAAATATAGCCAAGATCCCAGAGAGAGACTCTGTGCCCCGTTTGTGaggctctcctctccccagtgaGACCCTTCTGCAGTTCCCCGTCCTGGCTGACATCAGGTCCTGCACAGGAGTGACCCTGCACCTACAGCCCACGACTGAGCACACTCTCACCAGCAGTGCCTCAAACATGCTAACTGAGGAGAAGGGAATAGAGGGGAAAGCATCCTTCACCTTCCCATCATTTGATAAGATTGTCTTTCCCAAACACCCCAGTACCCACAGCACTTCTTAGCCCAAAGCACCCCCCTCCATCAGCCAGGCCACACATACACCAAAACCGATCTGTTCCATCTTTGTCGCATCAGTCATCTCATACTGCTTCAGCTCAGCACCCAAAACTTCTGAGTGACGGCTCTTATTTAGCGACACCTTACAGCCTGCCAAACCCAGCTATAACCAGCTGTGGagaacctttcttttttaaagattacatacctatatttttctagtctaaTTACTTTAACACCTCCCCCTTCCAACATTAATATTAAACCATGTTGTATTCTTCCAGCTTTTTGCTTATCTTATACCCTCTCTTGCAGCTTTTGACAAGGCTTCCAAGACGGTGCAAGATGGGGTAGAAAAAGCAACCGGACAAGCTGCAGGAGCAATGTCTGGCCTTGGGAAAAAATGTGGACTTAAGTAATGATGCTAATGTAAGCAAACAGtattgtatataaaaatatctttttggtCTTCCCTACTCCCttgtttggaaaaacaaaagctgtctgAGATCTTGATAATCATTTATCTCTTTCCAAATTCAAAATTCTAAGGTAAAAGGCCCCGCTCATCcttcatatattaaaaatacctcTCTTAGTACATCTTGTAACATCTATTCATGATCTTCAACGTGACTCATAAGGCTTCAGCGATGCTACTGCCCTGCTCTTACAACAGCACAATGATTATTGCCATATTTGCTGAGTGTATTTACAAAACCCGTGAAACCATTCATACTCTGGGACACAAGAATATTTGTGTGGTGAATCTGAGTTTTCTTCCAGTCATCAGAAGTTAAGCTGGGGTTATATTTCATGTCAGTTGTGCGTTTGTTCCcatctgctgtattttcagattAAGATAAATAAAAGGTATTGTACAACCCAGAAATACATCACCTTGTTATGTACTCTTGTTATTTAATTGGGCTTTCAGTAAAGGATCACACAATGTCTTGcaaatctcttttcctttttgattcAAAGCCCAATGAGGCCAGTGGCCACCCTCTCAGGGAGGCGAGTACTGAACCATTTTGCAGCTTGGCAGACGGGCATGTGGAACCCACCAGCCCAGCGCCGCAGGGGAGCTCCCTGGTCTCTGTGAGTGAATGGGAGTTGTGGTGTCCGCCCCCTCTTATACATATGTTGCCCGTCTACATTTCTTGTTACCATTATCCACAGCACATCTCCTGTTAAATCTCCTGGGGACCAAAATCGGACACTGTATCCCCAGGCACACTTGCAGGACTACCACTAAAGCCGACTGGTAGCCCTGATGTGAGAGGCGGCACCGCAGCGTGCTCGGCACATCCCTTGCTGCAGCCCCGGGCACACTGCGCAGCGGCTACCTGCTCACAGCGGCGGTGGTGCTCAGGGACGGGGCCGTGCGAGAGGGGAAAGCGGGCAATCCTCTTGCCCAGGTGatggaaatatttgttttcgATTGCTGCTTGCTGGGCAATCAGAGGCAGCTGCCGTCAGACAAGGTGCTCACTGTCAACAGAAGGCACTAACACCCACTTATTCACAGTAAGTGCTCTTACCTCAGCCTTTGGGTGTTTTTCATTGCTAGGCAATagttcctttcttttattttttctttttttattttttaaattattttttttcttcacccgGTTTGAAGCCTTATCAGCCTGATTTCAGTAAAAAGATAATCTGGGCCTTacaaaagaaacccaaagaCTAACCAAAAGCATCTGGATGTAATGAAATAGCGCAATCCCAGGCCAGCTTGAGATACTGCTGTCTTGCCCTTGTTGACCCAGGGCTGCGGTTGACCAGGGGTTTTTGGAAGCCATGTGTGCGCCGAGCTTTGCGAACGCAGTCCTAGGAGAGACCGACTCGCCGCTGAACCCAAAGGTGGCTACAATCTGCAGAGGGACTGCACAGACTGAGAAGCCTTTAGAGGACCCTATAAGTAATAGACCATCTGTGAGTAAACATAGTCCAGGGCTTTGCACACAGTGTCCCAATGCAATGTCCACTGTCatttaaagctttaaaagcCTAAATATTTACCCAAGTACAAGCtcacagaaaaagcattagACTATTGCACTCTCAGTTACTGGGCAACCTT of the Phalacrocorax aristotelis chromosome 14, bGulAri2.1, whole genome shotgun sequence genome contains:
- the ADIRF gene encoding adipogenesis regulatory factor, whose product is MSGKNFQGLKEQAEGAAKDAANALGQATQDAVSQITDASQKAFDKASKTVQDGVEKATGQAAGAMSGLGKKCGLK